In Microbacterium enclense, one genomic interval encodes:
- a CDS encoding CPBP family intramembrane metalloprotease — protein sequence MTAHTAVPVRERSTWTPKLIPALLVCLAAPVLFVVQIVWLGWILLALAVASGVLVDRRAGIALVRGDEPSIARDVSLVAVGQFIVSLIPLHAELDNAAFLRFTLALGGAVVVPYVISRFVYRDRAIAFPWRGGGRWTWWQWAWLAGVIVLGYLILPFYFITSGVYMNWPVVNTPDLIARLFVGVGAVGIWDELFFICTVFVLLRRHFPDLTANLLQAIVFMSFLWELGYQAWGPLLTIPFVIVQGFLFLKTRSLWYVVTVHLLFDAVVFGVLVHAHNPGAASVFLI from the coding sequence GTGACCGCGCACACCGCGGTGCCGGTCCGCGAGCGTTCCACCTGGACGCCGAAGCTCATCCCGGCGCTGTTGGTGTGTCTCGCCGCCCCGGTGCTGTTCGTCGTGCAGATCGTGTGGCTCGGCTGGATCCTGCTCGCGCTCGCCGTGGCATCCGGTGTCCTCGTCGACCGTCGCGCCGGCATCGCCCTCGTCCGGGGCGACGAGCCGAGCATCGCGCGCGACGTCTCTCTGGTGGCGGTCGGCCAGTTCATCGTCAGCCTGATCCCGCTGCACGCCGAACTCGACAATGCCGCGTTCCTCCGCTTCACCCTCGCCCTGGGCGGTGCGGTCGTCGTTCCCTATGTGATCTCGCGCTTCGTCTACCGCGATCGCGCGATCGCCTTCCCGTGGCGCGGGGGAGGCCGGTGGACGTGGTGGCAATGGGCGTGGCTGGCCGGCGTCATCGTGCTCGGCTATCTGATCCTGCCGTTCTACTTCATCACCTCCGGCGTCTACATGAACTGGCCGGTGGTGAACACGCCCGATCTCATTGCGCGGCTGTTCGTCGGCGTCGGCGCGGTGGGCATCTGGGACGAGCTGTTCTTCATCTGCACGGTCTTCGTTCTGCTGCGACGGCACTTCCCCGACCTCACCGCCAACCTGCTGCAGGCGATCGTCTTCATGTCGTTCCTGTGGGAGCTCGGTTACCAGGCGTGGGGACCCCTGCTCACCATCCCGTTCGTGATCGTGCAGGGCTTCCTCTTCCTCAAGACGCGCTCGCTCTGGTACGTCGTGACCGTGCACCTGCTCTTCGACGCCGTGGTCTTCGGCGTTCTGGTGCACGCACACAACCCCGGGGCGGCATCCGTCTTCCTGATCTGA
- the trmB gene encoding tRNA (guanosine(46)-N7)-methyltransferase TrmB produces MDAAPVYRDKPVSFVRRSGRMSEAQDRAWAELSPFYLLPVERAAAATSVKAGTAVDPAAVYGRQARLVVEVGSGQGHQIVSAAAAHPDTDFLAVEVFTAGLARTMLDADREGVRNLRLVEANAPEALEHLLPAASVDELWVFFPDPWHKNKHTKRRLVAPDFARIAAQALRPGATLRLATDWQDYADQMRDVLDEAPDFERAFVGEWAERFEGRVLTAFERKGLRVGRDIRDLTYTRVSP; encoded by the coding sequence ATGGACGCCGCGCCCGTGTACCGCGACAAGCCGGTGTCGTTCGTGCGCCGCAGCGGCCGCATGTCGGAGGCGCAGGACCGGGCGTGGGCCGAGCTCTCGCCGTTCTACCTGCTTCCCGTGGAGCGTGCCGCCGCCGCCACGAGCGTCAAGGCGGGAACCGCCGTCGACCCCGCCGCGGTCTACGGCCGACAGGCCCGACTCGTCGTGGAGGTCGGCTCGGGCCAGGGTCATCAGATCGTCTCGGCCGCCGCCGCCCACCCCGACACCGATTTCCTCGCCGTCGAGGTCTTCACCGCGGGGCTGGCGCGCACCATGCTCGATGCCGATCGCGAGGGCGTCAGAAACCTGCGTCTCGTCGAGGCCAACGCGCCGGAGGCGCTCGAGCACCTCCTACCCGCGGCATCCGTCGACGAGCTGTGGGTGTTCTTCCCTGACCCGTGGCACAAGAACAAGCACACCAAGCGCCGCTTGGTCGCCCCCGACTTCGCACGTATCGCCGCGCAGGCGCTTCGCCCCGGTGCCACCCTGCGCCTCGCGACCGACTGGCAGGACTACGCCGACCAGATGCGCGACGTGCTCGACGAGGCGCCCGACTTCGAGCGGGCGTTCGTCGGGGAGTGGGCCGAGCGGTTCGAGGGACGTGTGCTCACCGCCTTCGAGCGCAAGGGCCTGCGCGTCGGCCGCGACATCCGCGACCTGACCTACACGCGGGTCTCGCCGTGA
- a CDS encoding DUF3097 domain-containing protein, whose amino-acid sequence MDDRYGTDVLARGWRDAGRKKPAHVAASADLVVEVAGDGYVGAVTRVEGMNVELEDRFGKRRLFPLGGGFLVDGAPVVLEAPTAAAKGRTRTASGSFAVADQRARTARASRIFVEGKHDAELVEKVWGADLRAEGVVVEFLEGVDLLEQTLDAEPPTAERRYGVLVDHLVPNSKESRIAEKIARGRHGAHVRIVGHPFVDVWQCVTPRALGIAAWPEVPRGIEWKVGVCRALGWPADEQADTARAWQHILSKVTTFRDLEPALLGRVEELIDFVTVP is encoded by the coding sequence ATGGACGACCGCTACGGCACCGATGTGCTCGCCCGCGGCTGGCGTGATGCCGGACGCAAGAAGCCGGCCCACGTCGCGGCATCCGCAGACCTGGTGGTCGAGGTCGCCGGAGACGGCTACGTCGGTGCGGTGACCCGCGTCGAGGGCATGAACGTCGAGCTCGAAGACCGCTTCGGCAAGCGTCGGCTGTTCCCGCTCGGCGGCGGCTTCCTGGTCGACGGCGCTCCCGTGGTGCTCGAGGCGCCCACCGCTGCAGCGAAGGGCCGCACGCGCACGGCGTCTGGATCGTTCGCCGTCGCCGACCAGCGCGCCCGCACCGCCCGCGCGAGCCGCATCTTCGTCGAGGGCAAGCACGACGCCGAGCTCGTCGAGAAGGTCTGGGGCGCCGACCTGCGCGCCGAGGGCGTCGTCGTCGAGTTCCTCGAGGGCGTCGACCTTCTCGAACAGACCCTGGATGCCGAGCCTCCCACCGCCGAACGACGCTACGGCGTGCTCGTCGACCACCTCGTGCCGAACTCCAAGGAGTCGCGCATCGCGGAGAAGATCGCGCGCGGACGACACGGCGCGCACGTACGCATCGTCGGCCACCCGTTCGTCGACGTCTGGCAGTGCGTGACGCCGCGTGCCCTCGGCATCGCCGCGTGGCCTGAGGTGCCGCGCGGGATCGAGTGGAAGGTGGGCGTCTGCCGCGCCCTCGGCTGGCCCGCCGACGAGCAGGCCGACACCGCGCGCGCGTGGCAGCACATCCTGTCGAAGGTCACCACGTTCCGTGACCTCGAACCGGCCCTGCTCGGCCGCGTCGAGGAGCTCATCGACTTCGTGACCGTGCCGTGA
- a CDS encoding TPM domain-containing protein, whose product MRKPSAARAMAVLLAVVAGVLAWPLSAAAVPPPSLGSSYVLDQADVLTNAQEAEVQSRLVRLTTDTGFDMWVAYVDEFTQPEAAEEWANETANRNNLGPHQYLLAVSVDGRAYYLSGDVDDGALTTQQLAAIEQDLVQPALASGDWAGAAVKAVDGLTAAERAAPAAPAPTPAGSGPDVGLIALVVLLVLVIGGGLLWFGLRRRRTASGGSAAPQESIEELSRRAGSALVATDDAIKNSGQELGFARAQFGDDAAAPFVEVLAQAKADLDRAFTISQQLDDATPETPDQQRAGYTEILRLCASADEALDAKAAAFDELRALEADAPGALARLQQQHAAATAALPTADAELARLREKYADTALAPVADNAAQARARLDLAAQQIAAASRALAAGDTGAAAVALRAAQAAVTQAETLEKAVSSLGTDLTDAERRSSELVAEIDGDIAAAGALSDPDGRVAGAVAAASAQLNAARAALGGERSDPLGALATLEQANTTIDGVIAEARDAAERQRRAASQLDTALMQARAQVSSTESFIAARRGAVGPTARTRLAEAGAALVQAEHLRATDPVGASSLAQRAVQLSSEAGSLAQNDVGSFGGGPGGGGSDVLGAILGGIAVNSLLGGGGSRSRGGFGGGGLGGFGGGFGGTRSGGSRSRSGGGGMRSGGSRGSGGGRSRRGGGRF is encoded by the coding sequence ATGCGAAAGCCCAGCGCCGCGCGAGCGATGGCGGTTCTGCTTGCGGTGGTCGCCGGGGTGCTCGCGTGGCCTCTGTCCGCCGCTGCTGTCCCACCCCCGTCGCTCGGCTCGAGTTACGTGCTCGATCAGGCGGACGTCCTCACCAACGCCCAGGAGGCCGAGGTCCAGTCGCGCCTGGTGCGACTGACCACCGACACGGGCTTCGATATGTGGGTCGCCTACGTCGATGAGTTCACCCAGCCCGAAGCCGCCGAGGAGTGGGCCAACGAGACGGCGAACCGCAACAACCTCGGTCCGCATCAGTACCTGCTGGCCGTATCGGTCGACGGGCGCGCCTATTACCTCTCCGGGGATGTCGACGACGGTGCCCTGACGACGCAGCAACTCGCCGCGATCGAGCAGGACCTCGTTCAACCCGCCCTCGCGAGTGGAGACTGGGCCGGGGCCGCGGTGAAGGCCGTCGACGGGCTGACGGCGGCGGAGCGTGCCGCACCCGCAGCGCCCGCCCCCACCCCCGCCGGCAGCGGTCCCGACGTCGGTCTCATCGCTCTCGTGGTCCTTCTCGTCCTCGTGATCGGCGGTGGGCTGCTGTGGTTCGGTCTGCGGCGGCGGCGAACGGCATCCGGGGGCTCGGCCGCACCGCAGGAGAGCATCGAAGAACTCTCGCGGCGCGCGGGATCGGCTCTGGTCGCGACCGACGATGCGATCAAGAACAGCGGGCAGGAGCTCGGCTTCGCGCGGGCGCAGTTCGGCGACGACGCCGCCGCGCCCTTCGTCGAGGTGCTCGCGCAGGCGAAGGCCGACCTCGACCGCGCGTTCACGATCTCGCAGCAGCTCGACGATGCGACCCCCGAGACCCCCGACCAGCAGCGAGCCGGCTACACCGAGATCCTGCGGCTGTGCGCGTCGGCCGACGAGGCCCTGGATGCCAAGGCGGCGGCGTTCGACGAGCTTCGCGCCCTCGAGGCCGACGCGCCCGGAGCCCTCGCCCGCCTGCAGCAGCAGCACGCCGCGGCCACAGCCGCCCTGCCGACCGCCGATGCCGAGCTCGCTCGGTTGCGCGAGAAGTACGCCGACACGGCCCTCGCTCCCGTCGCCGACAACGCCGCGCAGGCTCGCGCCCGGCTCGATCTCGCCGCCCAGCAGATCGCCGCCGCCTCGCGTGCCCTCGCGGCCGGAGACACCGGAGCGGCCGCCGTGGCCCTGCGGGCGGCGCAAGCCGCGGTCACGCAGGCCGAGACGCTCGAGAAGGCCGTCTCGTCGCTCGGCACCGACCTGACCGATGCGGAGAGACGCTCGAGCGAGCTCGTCGCCGAGATCGACGGCGACATCGCCGCGGCGGGCGCTCTCTCCGACCCCGACGGCCGCGTCGCCGGCGCCGTCGCCGCGGCGAGCGCCCAGCTGAATGCCGCCCGCGCCGCCCTGGGCGGCGAGCGGTCCGACCCCCTGGGCGCTCTCGCCACTCTCGAGCAGGCGAACACGACGATCGACGGCGTCATCGCCGAGGCACGCGACGCCGCCGAGCGTCAGCGGCGCGCAGCCTCCCAGCTCGACACCGCGCTCATGCAGGCGCGCGCCCAGGTGTCATCGACCGAGAGCTTCATCGCCGCGCGACGGGGCGCTGTCGGCCCCACGGCGCGGACGCGTCTCGCCGAGGCCGGGGCGGCTCTCGTCCAGGCGGAACACCTGCGCGCCACCGATCCCGTCGGCGCATCGTCACTCGCCCAGCGAGCCGTGCAGCTCTCCAGCGAAGCGGGGTCCCTGGCCCAGAACGACGTCGGCAGCTTCGGCGGCGGGCCCGGAGGCGGCGGGAGCGACGTGCTCGGCGCCATCCTCGGCGGCATCGCCGTCAACTCCCTCCTGGGCGGGGGCGGCTCGCGATCACGTGGAGGCTTCGGCGGAGGCGGGTTGGGCGGCTTCGGCGGAGGCTTCGGGGGCACTCGCTCCGGCGGTTCCCGGTCGCGATCCGGAGGCGGCGGTATGCGCTCGGGAGGCTCGCGCGGCAGCGGGGGCGGACGCTCGCGCCGGGGAGGCGGACGCTTCTGA